In the Deinococcus fonticola genome, TCAGGCCGCGCAGTTCCTCGCCGTGCTGCCCGGTCACGTACAGGGTCAGGCCCGCGCCCCACTTCACTTCGCCCGTGTGCGGCAGGTGGCCCAGCAGCGCAGCAATCAGGGTGCTTTTGCCGCTGCCGTTGGGGCCTGTCAGCGCGATTCGGTCACCACGCCGGACGTGCAGACTGACCCCGCTCAGCACGGCGTGACCGTCACGTTCCACGCTCAAGTCCTTAACGGTCACGACTTCGGCTGCGCCGGGCGGGGCCGGTGGCAGGTCAAGGCGCACCATTCGCCTGTCCTGAAAGGGTTTGCTGACCGCCTGCGCGTCCAGACGATCAATCTGCTTTTGCATGGCTTTTGCCCGCGCCGAGAAAATCTGTTGCCCACGCTCCGACTTGAACGTGGAACGGAATTTGTCACTGTCCTTGGCGCGTTTGCGGTTCTCCTCCACGCTCCCCTTGCTGGCCTGCCGCCGCTGTTCCTCCTCAAGGGCGGCTTTCTTGCGTTTATAAGCGTCGTAATGGCGCTCCTGGGCTTCACGCAGGGTGGCTTTCAATGCCATGGCCGCGCTGTAATTCCCAGGGTAAACCGTCAGCGTTCCGCGCTCCAGTTCGGCTGTCCGGGTCGCCACGGCATCCAGAAAAGCCCGGTCATGACTGGCCAGGATGAACGCCGCGCCCGACGCCTGAATCCATCCCTCAAGCCATTTCGCACCGTCCAGATCGAGGTGGTTGGTCGGTTCGTCCAGCAGGTAAACGTCCGCCGGGGAAAGCAGCAGGCGCGCCAGCATCACGCGCCTCACCTGACCGCCCGAAAGCTGATCCGTTCGTGCCGACGCTTCCAGCCCCAGACCGTTCAGGACGGCGTTCGCTCGCGCCCCAAAGTCGTAACCGCCCAGCGTGCGGTAAAATTCCTCGGCTTCAGAAAACTCGGTCAGGTTCTGCTCTGAGGCGTCACCGAGGCGTTCGGAGGCGCTTTCAAAAGCCACCCTCGCCCGCGTCAGTTCCGGCGGTGTCACTGCCTCCAGCACGCGTTCCTCACCCACATCGGCCTGCTGGGTCAACAGTGCCAGGCGCCCCGCCCGCGTCACTGCCCCTGCATCCGGCGCGTCCAAGCCCGCCAGTACGCGAAAGAGCGTACTTTTCCCACTGCCGTTCTCCCCGATCAGGGCCAGGCGGTCACCCGTACCCACCTCGATATCCACACCATCAAAAATAGTGACGTCGCCAAACACACGGGCGACACCCGACGCACGCAAAAGCAAAACAAACCTCCCAGCAGATCAACGCCGCCCAGGCCTGGGCAGCCAGCGAAAAACATTTGATCCGGGGTCAGTTACGCAACGTCACCAATCCTTTGAAAGAGGGAAAACCGAACAACCAGGAAACCCGGTGTTATGGGCAGCATAAGGCACGGCCGGCGCAGTAGGCCAGATGGCGCAGGGCCGACAACCCGGTGGAGCAAGGGATGAGGACGCTGCACCTTGTCCAGTCTGGAGAGGGACGCAGGTGAAGGTGACACCCACCGGGAGTCTCAGGGGCGCGTCAGCACGTAGTAGGCGCGGTTCGGCTCGCGCGCCAGGTCGGTCACCACATACCCATGCGCCAGCGCTGTACTCAGCGCGTCCCGGAGCGCCAGTCGCCAGGCCAGTTTCTCGGGACCGTGCGTTTCCTGAAGCGGAACTTCGACAAGCAGCGTCTCCCCATTCAACTCCGCGCCCTGTTTTTCTGGCCGGCCTTCCGCGTTGGCCTTCAGCAGCTCAACCCCAGCGGGGGCCGGAGCGAGTTTTTCGGTGCCGGGTCGGGTCAAGTCCCATTCGATCAGGAGGCGGTCGGCGGGAAAGGCCGTGGCGCTGTCCGTGCCCATGGCGTACCAGTCCGGGCGATACTCGGTGGCTTTCGCGCCGAGCTTCCCGAGGTTCAGGCGGGCGTTGCGCGTCACCAGTGGGTCAAACGTCCACGTCATGCGCTTCAGGCCCTGCGCCAGGGCGCGTTCACGCTGGGCGTGCTTGAGGGCCACTGCCATACCGGAACC is a window encoding:
- a CDS encoding ABC-F family ATP-binding cassette domain-containing protein gives rise to the protein MFGDVTIFDGVDIEVGTGDRLALIGENGSGKSTLFRVLAGLDAPDAGAVTRAGRLALLTQQADVGEERVLEAVTPPELTRARVAFESASERLGDASEQNLTEFSEAEEFYRTLGGYDFGARANAVLNGLGLEASARTDQLSGGQVRRVMLARLLLSPADVYLLDEPTNHLDLDGAKWLEGWIQASGAAFILASHDRAFLDAVATRTAELERGTLTVYPGNYSAAMALKATLREAQERHYDAYKRKKAALEEEQRRQASKGSVEENRKRAKDSDKFRSTFKSERGQQIFSARAKAMQKQIDRLDAQAVSKPFQDRRMVRLDLPPAPPGAAEVVTVKDLSVERDGHAVLSGVSLHVRRGDRIALTGPNGSGKSTLIAALLGHLPHTGEVKWGAGLTLYVTGQHGEELRGLNTVGDALLDANPALTPHQLFEVAAQVHLPGPAFALADLSGGQRTRLSLARLSVTRAQVLVLDEPTNHLDIRMIEALEDLLTSFPGTVLLASHDRRLVAGVATRVWATGNGSVEERPV
- a CDS encoding GNAT family N-acetyltransferase, which encodes MTTRAFVIRDVTDPWRMRELENVQQAAWGYPELEVLPATMLRISAATGGIVLAAYPADQEGAPAAGFAYGFPAWVNGELWHHSHLLAVHPDWRGSGMAVALKHAQRERALAQGLKRMTWTFDPLVTRNARLNLGKLGAKATEYRPDWYAMGTDSATAFPADRLLIEWDLTRPGTEKLAPAPAGVELLKANAEGRPEKQGAELNGETLLVEVPLQETHGPEKLAWRLALRDALSTALAHGYVVTDLAREPNRAYYVLTRP